The following DNA comes from Methanocella sp..
GGGCTGACCATGCCGTACTTGTCCACGGGCAGGTACGTGACCTTGAAGCCCTCTTTCTCCAGGTACTCGCAGGTCCGCAGGATTGCCGGATGCTCGACGCTGGAAGTGATGATATGGTCGCCCTTCTTTTTATTGGCGAAAGCCGTGCCAACGATGGCCAGGTTATCGGCCTCAGTGCCGCACGATGTGAAAATGATCTCGCCCGCGTCCGCGCCGATCGCCTTTGCGACCTGCTCGCGGGCCGCCTGTACCGCCACGTTGGCCTCCTGGCCCATCGAGTGGAGGCTGGACGGGTTACCGTAGTTCTCGGTGAAGTACGGCAGCATGGCGTCCAGGACTTCCGGGCTGACCTTCGTGGTCGCGCTGTTATCCAGATATATCTTTTTCATCGATGTCAACTCTAGCAATGGTATTTTCAGGAACAAGCGTCATATAGCTTCCGTTCCGGGGCTTCCTTCGATAGCTCGCTGAGATTTATGGGGTGGGAGCAATACGGGCATAACGCGTCGCAGCTCTTCCCCTCGTACGGGCAGATGCTCATGGAAAGCTCCGAAAGCGGGTGGCCCGTGCTTTTGAGGTCATACTCCTTGTACCAGCCGAACGGGGCACGCTTGACTTCACACCCGTGCTCGACCAGGCTCTTTTCCAGGTCCTTCAGTATCTGGAGCGCGGCCTCCGGCTTGCCCAGCGTGCTCGTGAGGTGCGCGAACGGGAACACGACGACCTTATTAACTTTCAGCATGCTGAGGCGCTTCATGACCTCGTGTGTCGCCCCGTCCACTACTTTTGCCGGCTCCACTTCGTCCTGCTTCTCGACGCAGCTGAAAAGAACGACGCAGCCGTCCATCTCATCCTCCTTTTTCTCGATAGCCTCGGCGAACTTCGTCTTCCTGGTCGCCTTCCAGCCGATGTGGCTGGCATGTATCGCAAGGATCCTCATGCAAAGACCTCCCTGTAAAATTAACAATTGTTAATCGTCGTTTTTACTTATAAACTATTTGCCTGCGCCGATAAGCTTGCTCATGCCCTCGCTGGTCACGATACCAATGACGCGCTGGCCGTCATCAACGACGGGGAGCGCCGATATGTCATGCGTCTCCATTTTTGACGAGGCCGACTCCAGCGTGTCGCACTTACGGATCGTAGTGACGTTGCGGGTCATGATCTGGTCCAGGAACGCGTACTTGAGGGCCACCGCCTTGGAGATGTCCCACGCGGTCACGATGCCTGCGAGCTTTCCGCCATTCGAGACGACCGGCAGGTGGGTCGTGTTCTGCTCGATCATGGCCCGGGCCGCGTCCTCAATGCTCGAGCTCTCGTCGATGGTCACTGCCGCTGACATGACGTCCTTGACGAGCTTCGGCGAAAGGAAATTCGAGACCAGGTAGTTGATCTGGCCGCCCTCCAGCAGGAAAGCGTCGTGGCCATAGATGGACTTGATCTCGGCATAGCTCACGTCGGCGTCGTTGGCGGTCAGCGCCATGACGATCTCTTTAGATTGGTTTGCCGGGTAGAGCCAGTCCGATGTGACCGAGAGGATAAAGAACTTTGTCTTCGTGTTCTTGAAAGCGGCATCAAGCGAGGCGTTCCGGGTCAGGTCGAAGTAGTCGATGGCCTTGGTTATGTAGAGGTACGAGTTCGCATCGAACCGCTTCACGAAGGAATCGCCCTGGTGCTGCAGGTAGCTCTCCACCTGGAAGTCCGTGGAGAAGTCGTAGCCGAAGCGGGCCTTATCTTTTAATTTCCGGCCGAACTTTTGCTGCATGGACTCGTCGCTCAGGTACGTTATGTGGCCGACCATGCGGGCCAGCGCGAGGCCGTTCGTGGGGCGCTCGCCCTCATAGTAATTACCGTGGTTCCAGTTCCGGTCCGATACGATGGCCCGGCGCCCCACCTCGTTAAAGGCGATCTGCTGGGAGCTGGAATAGGCGGTCGTCGCCAGGATGACGGCCCGGCGCACGGCTTCGGGATATGCGACGCACCACTGCAGCGCCTGCATGCCACCCATGGAGCCGCCGGCCACCGCGTAAAGCTGCTCGATGCCTAAAAAGTCGATGAGCTTTTTCTGGGCGTTCACCATATCGCCAATCGTGATAACAGGAAAATCGAGGCCATAAGGCTTGTTGGTTGAGGGATTAAT
Coding sequences within:
- the metX gene encoding homoserine O-acetyltransferase MetX, whose amino-acid sequence is MSIGSVGVVKTRYFHLQEELVLESGQKLGPVTIAYETYGQLNKDKSNAILICHALSGDAHVAGWHDGDKKPGWWDIAVGPGKAFDTDKFFIICSNILGGCKGSTGPSSINPSTNKPYGLDFPVITIGDMVNAQKKLIDFLGIEQLYAVAGGSMGGMQALQWCVAYPEAVRRAVILATTAYSSSQQIAFNEVGRRAIVSDRNWNHGNYYEGERPTNGLALARMVGHITYLSDESMQQKFGRKLKDKARFGYDFSTDFQVESYLQHQGDSFVKRFDANSYLYITKAIDYFDLTRNASLDAAFKNTKTKFFILSVTSDWLYPANQSKEIVMALTANDADVSYAEIKSIYGHDAFLLEGGQINYLVSNFLSPKLVKDVMSAAVTIDESSSIEDAARAMIEQNTTHLPVVSNGGKLAGIVTAWDISKAVALKYAFLDQIMTRNVTTIRKCDTLESASSKMETHDISALPVVDDGQRVIGIVTSEGMSKLIGAGK
- a CDS encoding cysteine desulfurase family protein; amino-acid sequence: MKKIYLDNSATTKVSPEVLDAMLPYFTENYGNPSSLHSMGQEANVAVQAAREQVAKAIGADAGEIIFTSCGTEADNLAIVGTAFANKKKGDHIITSSVEHPAILRTCEYLEKEGFKVTYLPVDKYGMVSP
- a CDS encoding threonyl-tRNA synthetase editing domain-containing protein; the encoded protein is MRILAIHASHIGWKATRKTKFAEAIEKKEDEMDGCVVLFSCVEKQDEVEPAKVVDGATHEVMKRLSMLKVNKVVVFPFAHLTSTLGKPEAALQILKDLEKSLVEHGCEVKRAPFGWYKEYDLKSTGHPLSELSMSICPYEGKSCDALCPYCSHPINLSELSKEAPERKLYDACS